A section of the Drosophila sechellia strain sech25 chromosome 3L, ASM438219v1, whole genome shotgun sequence genome encodes:
- the LOC116800919 gene encoding uncharacterized protein LOC116800919 isoform X2 produces the protein MSATLFEMDSQTEEQQQTVCLEEQQLVVGMTSLELSESVVTPGNCDGSDSGLDVASCCHSRITLQRGLSSTSGGYTSSNGLEEIYDSCELKVTTVAQTPSETGSEKTSPPRRTGSVKKKVAMFEPEPTGTPAKDQLRGRVANLKRAESLPRNSAAPGTPGTPSTHRDKARLSTSSFRVPSTTATPTSSRLARPQKPDTLPNALNRAQSVQRLTQVQRTPSLSRARTPGTPSDDGRWPANRGAARRGMSVTPEVTANRMRGSPAPGGTLPRRRKQQSVEDLTGGRLSRSNSISRAAIVDARMTSSVMVVPTSRRSLAPAAAKVNSLRRPQPATPRTRIYHETAVQTALTSEDLEQVLGGGLLQTRAVDAVEQRNQSTQAEPDQREFELEQLRQEVRQLSGKLQREREEKLAMQQELHLNTERVMGMLELARVVSASAGTPTSEDSGDGSGHDSLLMLESQIQISGHELFERQQEIGQLRSMCRALQLEMRRSLATQQLLLQEKAAIEQESSELQDFLQHEKAAQCDALRDLEADYQAVKSQLANREEEAKVLRDECRHLVRLNEQRRQENRLLQTKFTALENKSRELIHQQNASVAGASTALSGLHSRLDGLVEQLVYSYSISEQDLEDIRFQAETEHVQNGQRPNGLDLPICPAASGDAIHTLVLASDGSLSPQRNQSFIAAVIGAIRQATTHSGKRLSLRQAGKKNGVGLGSAQAVTAGTQGHEPQGNGDDSDSTEMLDSETEPCLLMMDNVLEDVVHHDSHSHNMVSSCTGMISQIELPTELISQCSHQNNINGVAGGDDSLQQLSQAITNRQQMELHVHKINGMPMNPRDQCNTEELSCHDSLAELTELPSLMEYSTAQAVVDQVIEVDTLVTKLLKVLRLVQLDNDNCIQQLIVDKNKLQQHKEDMLEKLKDLEDVNLKLQDELMDATQELMIKGSDLSGAKAEMQRHRNEIDRLNEDICTLSTLCSSYKKLSPTTEFPPMRLLSPNHDSDHGDVLGILNLLKMWQAGGQLKDPRVRGYLEIANGTQDNNNVERLRIYANQLEHVSRVLDDALPTELHAPLQQLRQDIEVVRTNANWTQLLESNETDHNANGDVATP, from the exons ATGTCCGCCACTCTCTTTGAGATGGATTCGCAAACGGAGGAACAGCAGCAAACAGTGTGcctggaggagcagcagctggtTGTGGGCATGACCAGCTTGGAGCTGAGCGAATCTGTTGTCACCCCGGGCAATTGCGATGGCAGCGACAGTGGTTTGGATGTAGCCAGTTGTTGCCATTCGCGGATCACCCTGCAACGTGGCCTGAGCAGCACCAGTGGGGGCTACACCAGTAGCAATGGTCTGGAGGAGATATACGATAGCTGCGAACTGAAGGTTACCACGGTAGCCCAGACTCCCAGTGAAACGGGCAGTGAGAAGACATCGCCTCCGAGGAGAACCGGTTCGGTGAAGAAGAAAGTGGCCATGTTTGAGCCGGAGCCAACGGGAACTCCTGCCAAGGATCAATTACGAGGCAGGGTGGCCAACTTAAAGCGAGCGGAGAGTCTGCCCAGAAATAGTGCGGCGCCAGGAACTCCTGGCACACCCTCAACTCACAGGGACAAGGCGCGGCTTTCGACCTCCTCATTTCGAGTGCCCAGCACAACGGCCACACCCACTTCCTCCCGCCTGGCTAGACCTCAAAAACCGGACACGCTGCCCAATGCCCTGAATCGGGCGCAGTCTGTCCAACGGCTCACCCAGGTGCAGAGAACACCCTCGCTGAGTCGAGCCAGGACACCGGGCACCCCTTCGGACGATGGTCGCTGGCCGGCGAATCGAGGAGCAGCTCGTCGCGGTATGTCAGTGACTCCGGAAGTTACGGCAAATCGAATGCGAGGGAGTCCTGCACCTGGCGGAACACTCCCACGTCGCCGGAAGCAGCAGTCCGTGGAGGATCTCACTGGGGGAAGACTATCGAGGAGCAACTCTATTAGCCGTGCAGCAATTGTAGATGCCCGCATGACTTCCTCCGTAATGGTGGTTCCTACGAGTCGTAGAAGCTTGGCTCCCGCCGCAGCTAAGGTCAATTCCCTAAGAAGACCTCAACCGGCAACGCCCAGGACACGAATCTATCACGAGACTGCAGTGCAAACGGCACTGACCAGTGAGGACTTGGAGCAAGTCCTGGGCGGCGGACTATTGCAAACTCGTGCCGTGGACGCCGTAGAGCAGCGGAATCAAAGCACCCAAGCGGAGCCAGACCAAAGGGAATTTGAGCTGGAGCAACTGCGTCAGGAGGTGCGCCAACTCAGTGGTAAACTGCAGCGGGAGCGGGAGGAGAAGCTGGCCATGCAGCAGGAGCTGCACCTGAACACGGAGCGGGTGATGGGTATGCTGGAACTGGCGCGAGTGGTCAGTGCCAGTGCGGGAACACCCACGTCGGAGGACAGTGGTGATGGCAGTGGTCATGACAGTCTACTCATGCTGGAGTCCCAGATCCAAATCAGTGGCCATGAGCTTTTCGAGCGCCAGCAGGAGATAGGCCAACTAAGGTCCATGTGTCGCGCTCTGCAGCTGGAGATGCGGAGATCCTTGGCCACGCAACAGTTGCTTCTCCAGGAGAAGGCCGCCATCGAACAGGAATCAAGTGAACTGCAGGACTTCCTGCAACACGAGAAGGCAGCTCAGTGCGATGCTCTGCGGGATCTGGAAGCGGATTATCAAGCCGTCAAATCGCAGTTGGCCAATCGCGAGGAGGAGGCAAAGGTTCTGCGGGATGAATGCAGACATCTTGTGCGACTCAATGAGCAGAGGCGCCAGGAGAACCGTCTGCTCCAGACCAAGTTTACCGCTTTGGAGAACAAATCTCGGGAGCTCATCCACCAGCAAAATGCCTCTGTAGCTGGAGCATCCACAGCCCTTTCGGGACTACACTCCCGTTTGGATGGTCTAGTGGAACAGCTCGTCTACTCCTACAGTATTTCCGAGCAGGACTTGGAG GACATTCGTTTCCAAGCAGAAACGGAGCACGTTCAGAACGGACAAAGGCCCAATGGCCTGGACCTGCCCATTTGTCCTGCAGCTAGTGGCGATGCCATTCACACTCTGGTCCTGGCCAGCGATGGTTCCTTATCCCCGCAGCGCAATCAGTCCTTCATAGCCGCTGTCATCGGTGCCATTCGTCAAGCCACCACCCATTCCGGCAAGCGCTTGTCCCTTCGACAGGCGGGAAAAAAGAATGGAGTGGGATTAGGATCAGCTCAAGCGGTTACCGCCGGAACTCAGGGTCATGAGCCTCAGGGAAATGGAG ACGATTCCGATTCAACGGAAATGCTGGACTCCGAAACGGAACCCTGCCTGCTGATGATGGACAACGTGTTGGAGGATGTGGTGCACCATGACTCCCATTCGCACAACATGGTCTCTTCCTGCACGGGGATGATCTCGCAAATAGAGCTGCCCACGGAATTGATTAGTCAATGTAGCCATCAGAACAATATTAATGGGGTAGCCGGTGGGGATGACTCCCTGCAGCAATTATCCCAGGCCATCACCAATCGCCAGCAAATGGAGCTGCACGTGCACAAGATCAATGGCATGCCTATGAA TCCTCGCGATCAATGCAACACGGAGGAACTGAGTTGCCATGACTCGCTGGCGGAGCTGACGGAATTGCCCTCGCTAATGGAGTACAGCACCGCACAGGCTGTGGTGGACCAGGTGATCGAAGTGGACACCCTGGTGACCAAATTGCTCAAGGTCCTGCGACTGGTTCAGCTGGACAACGACAACTGCATACAACAATTGATAGTTGATAA GAACAAATTGCAGCAGCACAAGGAGGACATGCTGGAGAAACTAAAAGACTTGGAGGACGTTAACCTCAAGCTGCAGGACGAACTCATGGATGCCACCCAGGAGCTGATGATCAAGGGCAGCGACTTGAGTGGCGCCAaggccgaaatgcagcgccatCGCAACGAGATCGAC CGCCTCAACGAGGACATCTGCACACTGAGCACACTCTGCAGCAGCTACAAGAAGCTGTCGCCCACCACCGAGTTCCCGCCCATGCGCCTGCTCTCTCCCAACCATGATTCCGACCATGGCGATGTCCTCGGTATTCTAAATCTGCTCAAAATGTGGCAGGCGGGTGGGCAGCTGAAGGACCCACGGGTGCGTGGATACCTCGAAATAGCCAATGGTACTCAG GATAACAACAATGTGGAACGCCTTAGGATCTATGCCAATCAACTGGAGCACGTCTCCCGCGTCCTGGACGATGCGTTGCCCACGGAGTTGCATGCTCCGCTGCAGCAACTGCGTCAGGACATCGAGGTGGTCAGGACGAATGCCAACTGGACGCAGCTGCTCGAATCGAACGAAACGGATCACAATGCCAACGGCGATGTGGCCACGCCTTGA
- the LOC6611106 gene encoding uncharacterized protein LOC6611106 isoform X2 has translation MSQSDNVAREQTAANAGPEACQGCRGQVPSATPVEVEDMATPSMERLIRKANMAQKMLNDVMKQIQKQQQQESQLSIKETKSKHRSSDGVPVPTTVTAS, from the exons ATGTCGCAATCCGATAACGTGGCACGTGAGCAAACTGCGGCAAATGCAGGGCCGGAGGCATGTCAAGGATGCCGCGGCCAAGTGCCGAGTGCCACGCCCGTGGAAGTGGAGGACATGGCCACCCCGTCGATGGAGCGGCTCATTCGAAAGGCCAACATGGCCCAGAAAATGCTGAACGATGTGATGAAACAGAtccagaagcagcagcaacaggaatCTCAGCTCTCCATCAAGGAGACCAAGTCCAAGCACCGCAGCTCCGATGGAG ttccagttccgaCCACAGTGACTGCGAGCTGA
- the LOC116800919 gene encoding uncharacterized protein LOC116800919 isoform X1 has protein sequence MSATLFEMDSQTEEQQQTVCLEEQQLVVGMTSLELSESVVTPGNCDGSDSGLDVASCCHSRITLQRGLSSTSGGYTSSNGLEEIYDSCELKVTTVAQTPSETGSEKTSPPRRTGSVKKKVAMFEPEPTGTPAKDQLRGRVANLKRAESLPRNSAAPGTPGTPSTHRDKARLSTSSFRVPSTTATPTSSRLARPQKPDTLPNALNRAQSVQRLTQVQRTPSLSRARTPGTPSDDGRWPANRGAARRGMSVTPEVTANRMRGSPAPGGTLPRRRKQQSVEDLTGGRLSRSNSISRAAIVDARMTSSVMVVPTSRRSLAPAAAKVNSLRRPQPATPRTRIYHETAVQTALTSEDLEQVLGGGLLQTRAVDAVEQRNQSTQAEPDQREFELEQLRQEVRQLSGKLQREREEKLAMQQELHLNTERVMGMLELARVVSASAGTPTSEDSGDGSGHDSLLMLESQIQISGHELFERQQEIGQLRSMCRALQLEMRRSLATQQLLLQEKAAIEQESSELQDFLQHEKAAQCDALRDLEADYQAVKSQLANREEEAKVLRDECRHLVRLNEQRRQENRLLQTKFTALENKSRELIHQQNASVAGASTALSGLHSRLDGLVEQLVYSYSISEQDLEDIRFQAETEHVQNGQRPNGLDLPICPAASGDAIHTLVLASDGSLSPQRNQSFIAAVIGAIRQATTHSGKRLSLRQAGKKNGVGLGSAQAVTAGTQGHEPQGNGDDSDSTEMLDSETEPCLLMMDNVLEDVVHHDSHSHNMVSSCTGMISQIELPTELISQCSHQNNINGVAGGDDSLQQLSQAITNRQQMELHVHKINGMPMNPRDQCNTEELSCHDSLAELTELPSLMEYSTAQAVVDQVIEVDTLVTKLLKVLRLVQLDNDNCIQQLIVDKNKLQQHKEDMLEKLKDLEDVNLKLQDELMDATQELMIKGSDLSGAKAEMQRHRNEIDRLNEDICTLSTLCSSYKKLSPTTEFPPMRLLSPNHDSDHGDVLGILNLLKMWQAGGQLKDPRVRGYLEIANGTQVQSPHQDNNNVERLRIYANQLEHVSRVLDDALPTELHAPLQQLRQDIEVVRTNANWTQLLESNETDHNANGDVATP, from the exons ATGTCCGCCACTCTCTTTGAGATGGATTCGCAAACGGAGGAACAGCAGCAAACAGTGTGcctggaggagcagcagctggtTGTGGGCATGACCAGCTTGGAGCTGAGCGAATCTGTTGTCACCCCGGGCAATTGCGATGGCAGCGACAGTGGTTTGGATGTAGCCAGTTGTTGCCATTCGCGGATCACCCTGCAACGTGGCCTGAGCAGCACCAGTGGGGGCTACACCAGTAGCAATGGTCTGGAGGAGATATACGATAGCTGCGAACTGAAGGTTACCACGGTAGCCCAGACTCCCAGTGAAACGGGCAGTGAGAAGACATCGCCTCCGAGGAGAACCGGTTCGGTGAAGAAGAAAGTGGCCATGTTTGAGCCGGAGCCAACGGGAACTCCTGCCAAGGATCAATTACGAGGCAGGGTGGCCAACTTAAAGCGAGCGGAGAGTCTGCCCAGAAATAGTGCGGCGCCAGGAACTCCTGGCACACCCTCAACTCACAGGGACAAGGCGCGGCTTTCGACCTCCTCATTTCGAGTGCCCAGCACAACGGCCACACCCACTTCCTCCCGCCTGGCTAGACCTCAAAAACCGGACACGCTGCCCAATGCCCTGAATCGGGCGCAGTCTGTCCAACGGCTCACCCAGGTGCAGAGAACACCCTCGCTGAGTCGAGCCAGGACACCGGGCACCCCTTCGGACGATGGTCGCTGGCCGGCGAATCGAGGAGCAGCTCGTCGCGGTATGTCAGTGACTCCGGAAGTTACGGCAAATCGAATGCGAGGGAGTCCTGCACCTGGCGGAACACTCCCACGTCGCCGGAAGCAGCAGTCCGTGGAGGATCTCACTGGGGGAAGACTATCGAGGAGCAACTCTATTAGCCGTGCAGCAATTGTAGATGCCCGCATGACTTCCTCCGTAATGGTGGTTCCTACGAGTCGTAGAAGCTTGGCTCCCGCCGCAGCTAAGGTCAATTCCCTAAGAAGACCTCAACCGGCAACGCCCAGGACACGAATCTATCACGAGACTGCAGTGCAAACGGCACTGACCAGTGAGGACTTGGAGCAAGTCCTGGGCGGCGGACTATTGCAAACTCGTGCCGTGGACGCCGTAGAGCAGCGGAATCAAAGCACCCAAGCGGAGCCAGACCAAAGGGAATTTGAGCTGGAGCAACTGCGTCAGGAGGTGCGCCAACTCAGTGGTAAACTGCAGCGGGAGCGGGAGGAGAAGCTGGCCATGCAGCAGGAGCTGCACCTGAACACGGAGCGGGTGATGGGTATGCTGGAACTGGCGCGAGTGGTCAGTGCCAGTGCGGGAACACCCACGTCGGAGGACAGTGGTGATGGCAGTGGTCATGACAGTCTACTCATGCTGGAGTCCCAGATCCAAATCAGTGGCCATGAGCTTTTCGAGCGCCAGCAGGAGATAGGCCAACTAAGGTCCATGTGTCGCGCTCTGCAGCTGGAGATGCGGAGATCCTTGGCCACGCAACAGTTGCTTCTCCAGGAGAAGGCCGCCATCGAACAGGAATCAAGTGAACTGCAGGACTTCCTGCAACACGAGAAGGCAGCTCAGTGCGATGCTCTGCGGGATCTGGAAGCGGATTATCAAGCCGTCAAATCGCAGTTGGCCAATCGCGAGGAGGAGGCAAAGGTTCTGCGGGATGAATGCAGACATCTTGTGCGACTCAATGAGCAGAGGCGCCAGGAGAACCGTCTGCTCCAGACCAAGTTTACCGCTTTGGAGAACAAATCTCGGGAGCTCATCCACCAGCAAAATGCCTCTGTAGCTGGAGCATCCACAGCCCTTTCGGGACTACACTCCCGTTTGGATGGTCTAGTGGAACAGCTCGTCTACTCCTACAGTATTTCCGAGCAGGACTTGGAG GACATTCGTTTCCAAGCAGAAACGGAGCACGTTCAGAACGGACAAAGGCCCAATGGCCTGGACCTGCCCATTTGTCCTGCAGCTAGTGGCGATGCCATTCACACTCTGGTCCTGGCCAGCGATGGTTCCTTATCCCCGCAGCGCAATCAGTCCTTCATAGCCGCTGTCATCGGTGCCATTCGTCAAGCCACCACCCATTCCGGCAAGCGCTTGTCCCTTCGACAGGCGGGAAAAAAGAATGGAGTGGGATTAGGATCAGCTCAAGCGGTTACCGCCGGAACTCAGGGTCATGAGCCTCAGGGAAATGGAG ACGATTCCGATTCAACGGAAATGCTGGACTCCGAAACGGAACCCTGCCTGCTGATGATGGACAACGTGTTGGAGGATGTGGTGCACCATGACTCCCATTCGCACAACATGGTCTCTTCCTGCACGGGGATGATCTCGCAAATAGAGCTGCCCACGGAATTGATTAGTCAATGTAGCCATCAGAACAATATTAATGGGGTAGCCGGTGGGGATGACTCCCTGCAGCAATTATCCCAGGCCATCACCAATCGCCAGCAAATGGAGCTGCACGTGCACAAGATCAATGGCATGCCTATGAA TCCTCGCGATCAATGCAACACGGAGGAACTGAGTTGCCATGACTCGCTGGCGGAGCTGACGGAATTGCCCTCGCTAATGGAGTACAGCACCGCACAGGCTGTGGTGGACCAGGTGATCGAAGTGGACACCCTGGTGACCAAATTGCTCAAGGTCCTGCGACTGGTTCAGCTGGACAACGACAACTGCATACAACAATTGATAGTTGATAA GAACAAATTGCAGCAGCACAAGGAGGACATGCTGGAGAAACTAAAAGACTTGGAGGACGTTAACCTCAAGCTGCAGGACGAACTCATGGATGCCACCCAGGAGCTGATGATCAAGGGCAGCGACTTGAGTGGCGCCAaggccgaaatgcagcgccatCGCAACGAGATCGAC CGCCTCAACGAGGACATCTGCACACTGAGCACACTCTGCAGCAGCTACAAGAAGCTGTCGCCCACCACCGAGTTCCCGCCCATGCGCCTGCTCTCTCCCAACCATGATTCCGACCATGGCGATGTCCTCGGTATTCTAAATCTGCTCAAAATGTGGCAGGCGGGTGGGCAGCTGAAGGACCCACGGGTGCGTGGATACCTCGAAATAGCCAATGGTACTCAG GTCCAATCTCCTCATCAGGATAACAACAATGTGGAACGCCTTAGGATCTATGCCAATCAACTGGAGCACGTCTCCCGCGTCCTGGACGATGCGTTGCCCACGGAGTTGCATGCTCCGCTGCAGCAACTGCGTCAGGACATCGAGGTGGTCAGGACGAATGCCAACTGGACGCAGCTGCTCGAATCGAACGAAACGGATCACAATGCCAACGGCGATGTGGCCACGCCTTGA
- the LOC6611106 gene encoding arginine/serine-rich coiled-coil protein 2 isoform X1 gives MSQSDNVAREQTAANAGPEACQGCRGQVPSATPVEVEDMATPSMERLIRKANMAQKMLNDVMKQIQKQQQQESQLSIKETKSKHRSSDGGKQRHRGRKHGHGHHTSSSSSSSSDHSDCELILAEKEEHMPRRRHIRDDRKRDRSRSRGRSRGHSRGRSHGRSRSRSYTDSRRSRALPLALPVRISL, from the coding sequence ATGTCGCAATCCGATAACGTGGCACGTGAGCAAACTGCGGCAAATGCAGGGCCGGAGGCATGTCAAGGATGCCGCGGCCAAGTGCCGAGTGCCACGCCCGTGGAAGTGGAGGACATGGCCACCCCGTCGATGGAGCGGCTCATTCGAAAGGCCAACATGGCCCAGAAAATGCTGAACGATGTGATGAAACAGAtccagaagcagcagcaacaggaatCTCAGCTCTCCATCAAGGAGACCAAGTCCAAGCACCGCAGCTCCGATGGAGGTAAACAACGACACAGGGGACGCAAACATGGTCATGGTCATCACACTAGTTCAtcttccagttccagttccgaCCACAGTGACTGCGAGCTGATCCTGGCGGAGAAGGAAGAGCACATGCCGCGGAGGAGACACATCCGGGATGATCGCAAGCGGGATCGTTCCAGGTCTCGCGGTCGCTCCCGTGGTCACTCGCGTGGTCGTTCTCATGGGCGTTCTCGTTCCAGGTCCTACACCGATTCCCGACGATCTCGAGCACTGCCCCTGGCTCTGCCCGTTCGGATTTCATTGTGA